The following coding sequences are from one Granulicella arctica window:
- a CDS encoding TIM-barrel domain-containing protein — translation MRLSCGVFGVLLAASSVCFAQSQLVMDRGGATVVLEPYAPNIVRVTLSLLKDQATAAPGYGFVAKPAEAGWTHETSDAGDTYKSSRMTIFLPASHPPQPRPKGYIEGTEKYFSGSTPWAPVQITGADGKSLLDMQGWEMAVPNYKDGNVDLKYDRRPQDPPFYEVGATFASPNDEHYYGLGQNQQGVLDQRGHKVECEADYNAAGGASFCVPFLVTNKGYGVLWDNPSKTTIAPGFNERTQWTSQVGQRVSFFVIAGATTDEIYSGYRLLTGDTPMLPKGAYGFIQCKQRYVTQAEMLAVAKGYRERHLPLDVIVLDWFYYTGMGQMDFIKDRWPDPAEMNRQLHAMHINTMISVWPRFEKGTRYYDMVKEKGWFEHLADGTPTDGLPYDKAGSDIDTTNPEAAKWYWGVVRDQIVSKGFDALWADETEPDLPPNGSYFHIGPGTQYFNVYPLFHTAALYNGLRKDLPEKRALIMSRDAYIGAQHNGTIFWSSDIYPTWDTLRRQIPTGLNVTASGIAYWGNDIGGWQYLPYSHTPLHTPLIDPSDARDNVHHNDDYPELYVRWFEYGAFLPTFRTHGTRTYNEVWTYGKQAEPILSKYLRLRYELMPYIYSLGYGTHESGAPFMRALWMDFGNDPKTANIGDEYMFGPSFLVAPVTEQGQTTKKVYLPAGTAWYSYWTGERFEGGQTIEVSAPIDTLPLFVKAGSIVPLGSVVESTQEKQSIAKVKVYPGANGDFTLYNDDGKTYAYEKGDSEITKIHWDDASGKLSQSGAKAWVGDGVLEVVRGR, via the coding sequence ATGCGTCTTTCCTGTGGAGTCTTCGGCGTTCTTTTGGCGGCATCGTCCGTGTGTTTTGCGCAGTCGCAGTTGGTGATGGATCGCGGCGGCGCGACTGTGGTGCTGGAGCCGTATGCGCCCAACATCGTCCGGGTGACGTTGAGCCTGTTGAAGGATCAGGCTACGGCTGCTCCGGGATATGGATTCGTGGCAAAGCCTGCGGAAGCGGGATGGACACATGAGACGAGCGATGCGGGGGATACGTACAAATCGTCGCGGATGACGATCTTCCTTCCGGCGTCGCATCCGCCGCAGCCGAGGCCGAAGGGGTATATCGAAGGGACAGAGAAGTACTTCAGCGGCTCGACGCCGTGGGCGCCTGTACAGATTACAGGCGCTGATGGGAAATCGCTGCTGGATATGCAGGGTTGGGAGATGGCTGTCCCGAACTATAAGGATGGCAACGTGGACCTTAAGTACGACCGGCGACCGCAGGACCCTCCGTTTTATGAGGTTGGCGCGACCTTTGCTTCACCGAACGATGAGCACTACTACGGGCTGGGGCAGAACCAGCAGGGGGTCCTCGACCAGCGCGGGCACAAGGTAGAGTGCGAGGCGGACTACAACGCAGCGGGCGGCGCGAGCTTTTGTGTGCCGTTTCTGGTTACAAATAAGGGGTACGGGGTACTCTGGGATAATCCTTCGAAGACGACGATTGCGCCGGGTTTCAATGAGCGTACGCAATGGACCTCGCAGGTGGGGCAGCGGGTCTCATTTTTTGTGATCGCTGGTGCGACGACGGATGAGATCTACTCCGGTTACAGATTGCTGACGGGCGATACGCCGATGCTGCCGAAGGGTGCGTATGGCTTCATCCAGTGCAAGCAGCGATATGTCACGCAGGCGGAGATGCTTGCTGTTGCGAAGGGATATCGCGAGCGTCATCTGCCTCTCGACGTGATTGTGCTGGACTGGTTCTACTACACAGGCATGGGGCAGATGGACTTCATCAAGGATCGCTGGCCCGATCCTGCGGAGATGAACCGGCAGCTTCATGCGATGCATATCAACACGATGATCAGCGTGTGGCCACGTTTCGAAAAGGGCACGCGCTACTACGACATGGTGAAGGAGAAGGGATGGTTCGAGCACCTGGCAGATGGCACGCCGACGGATGGTCTGCCGTATGACAAGGCGGGTTCGGACATCGATACGACGAATCCTGAGGCGGCGAAGTGGTACTGGGGCGTTGTTCGCGATCAGATCGTGAGTAAGGGTTTCGATGCGCTGTGGGCGGACGAGACGGAGCCGGATCTGCCTCCGAACGGGAGCTACTTCCACATCGGGCCGGGGACGCAGTATTTCAATGTGTATCCGCTGTTCCATACGGCGGCTCTGTACAACGGGCTACGCAAGGACCTGCCGGAGAAGCGTGCGCTGATTATGTCGCGCGATGCGTATATCGGGGCGCAGCATAATGGGACGATCTTCTGGTCGTCGGATATTTATCCGACGTGGGATACGCTGCGGCGGCAGATTCCGACGGGGCTGAATGTGACGGCTTCGGGGATTGCCTACTGGGGGAACGATATTGGCGGATGGCAGTACTTGCCGTACTCGCATACTCCGTTGCATACTCCGCTGATCGATCCGAGCGATGCGCGGGACAATGTGCATCACAACGACGACTATCCGGAGTTGTACGTGCGGTGGTTTGAGTATGGAGCGTTCCTGCCGACCTTCCGGACGCATGGGACGCGGACGTACAACGAGGTGTGGACCTACGGGAAGCAGGCGGAGCCGATCCTGAGCAAGTATCTGCGGTTGCGATATGAGCTGATGCCATATATCTACTCGCTTGGGTATGGGACGCATGAGAGCGGTGCGCCGTTTATGCGGGCGTTGTGGATGGACTTCGGCAACGATCCGAAGACAGCGAACATTGGCGATGAGTATATGTTCGGGCCTTCATTCCTGGTGGCTCCAGTGACGGAGCAGGGGCAGACGACGAAGAAGGTTTATCTGCCTGCGGGAACGGCCTGGTACAGCTACTGGACGGGTGAGCGGTTTGAGGGTGGGCAGACGATTGAGGTGAGTGCGCCGATCGATACGCTGCCGCTGTTCGTGAAGGCAGGTTCGATTGTGCCGCTGGGCAGTGTGGTGGAGAGCACACAGGAGAAGCAGAGCATCGCGAAGGTGAAGGTATATCCGGGCGCGAATGGCGACTTCACGCTCTACAACGATGATGGGAAGACGTACGCGTATGAGAAGGGTGACAGTGAGATCACGAAGATCCACTGGGACGATGCAAGCGGCAAGCTGAGCCAGAGCGGTGCGAAGGCTTGGGTTGGGGACGGTGTTCTGGAGGTCGTGCGCGGGAGGTAG
- a CDS encoding rhamnulokinase, translated as MKRAPEGALLPMDQRALIAVDLGAESCRVSLLQWITGAPVVTLVHRFANAPRESDGLRWDLGMIEAGLDEGLRRCASIATEGVRSIAVDGWAVDYVRIGVDGRALADPFCYRDERTVEAERSLHRKISPEQLRELTGIQLLRINTLYQLFADSLAGLPEGEQWLNLPEYILSRWGGARVSEYTNATHTQLTEIYRQHWSREIFQAAQLDLASAPKIVPPGTVVGRLQGPLAELSALRDAALIAPACHDTASAIAGIPATGNDWAYISSGTWSLVGTLVEQPHNGEAARADNFTNLGAVGDQICFHKNVNGMWLIRQCVEQWAAEGTEWTVQDLVAAAEKLPKPDALLDVDEPDLLLQGHMPRRINAQRAKHGLAPLDEGAANAPAFASLIFHSLAARYARVLDRVALHSGKRLKRLFVVGGASRNEFLNRLTQEATGLEVFRGSPESSTVGNFAVQLAVLDGNRDVNSGVYGEHVSRWAGLLVAALGRASTAR; from the coding sequence ATGAAGCGCGCGCCGGAGGGGGCCCTGCTGCCGATGGATCAACGAGCACTGATTGCAGTGGACCTGGGAGCGGAGAGCTGCCGGGTCTCGCTGCTTCAGTGGATTACCGGCGCTCCTGTGGTGACGCTGGTTCATCGTTTTGCGAATGCGCCGCGTGAGAGTGACGGGTTGCGCTGGGACCTTGGGATGATCGAGGCTGGCCTCGATGAGGGGCTGCGGCGATGCGCGTCGATTGCGACGGAGGGTGTTCGTTCGATCGCTGTCGATGGCTGGGCGGTGGACTATGTGCGGATCGGCGTGGATGGTCGAGCGCTGGCCGATCCTTTTTGCTATCGCGATGAGCGGACGGTCGAGGCGGAGCGCTCTCTGCATCGGAAGATAAGCCCGGAGCAGTTGCGCGAGCTGACGGGGATTCAGTTGTTGCGGATCAATACGCTGTATCAGCTCTTCGCGGATTCGTTGGCGGGATTGCCTGAGGGGGAGCAGTGGCTGAATCTGCCGGAGTATATTTTGTCGCGCTGGGGCGGGGCGCGGGTGTCTGAGTATACGAATGCGACGCATACGCAGTTGACGGAGATCTACAGGCAGCACTGGAGCCGGGAGATCTTTCAGGCGGCGCAGCTTGATCTGGCTTCGGCTCCGAAGATTGTGCCTCCGGGGACGGTTGTGGGGCGGTTGCAGGGGCCGCTGGCGGAGCTTTCGGCGTTGCGGGATGCGGCGTTGATTGCGCCTGCGTGTCACGATACGGCCTCGGCGATTGCGGGGATCCCGGCGACGGGCAATGATTGGGCTTATATCAGTTCGGGGACGTGGTCGCTGGTGGGGACGCTGGTTGAGCAGCCACACAACGGTGAGGCGGCGCGGGCGGATAACTTTACCAACCTTGGTGCGGTGGGCGATCAGATCTGCTTCCACAAAAATGTGAATGGGATGTGGTTAATCCGCCAGTGTGTGGAGCAGTGGGCTGCTGAAGGGACGGAGTGGACGGTACAGGATTTGGTGGCGGCGGCGGAGAAGCTCCCGAAGCCGGATGCGTTGCTGGATGTGGACGAGCCGGATCTGCTGTTACAGGGACATATGCCGCGGCGGATCAATGCGCAGCGGGCGAAGCACGGGCTTGCGCCGCTGGATGAGGGTGCAGCGAATGCTCCGGCGTTTGCGAGCCTGATCTTCCATAGCCTGGCGGCGCGATATGCCAGGGTGCTGGACCGGGTGGCTCTGCATAGCGGCAAGCGTCTCAAGAGGTTGTTCGTGGTGGGTGGGGCTAGCCGGAATGAGTTCCTCAATCGGCTGACGCAGGAGGCGACGGGGCTCGAGGTTTTTCGAGGGTCGCCGGAGAGCTCGACGGTGGGGAACTTTGCGGTGCAACTGGCGGTGCTGGACGGCAATCGCGATGTAAACAGCGGCGTCTATGGCGAGCATGTATCGCGGTGGGCGGGGCTGCTGGTGGCAGCGCTGGGTCGAGCTTCCACAGCGAGGTAG
- a CDS encoding bifunctional rhamnulose-1-phosphate aldolase/short-chain dehydrogenase: MANTKGLRFLEDRWDEAVAAKLDEPELLRYRSNLLGSDLRITNFGGGNTSSKLDQVDPVDGLTKKILWVKGSGGDLGSIKRAGFATLYMDKLLALEKVYRGVELEDEMVEMYPLVTFANNPTAASIDTPLHGFLPFAHVDHLHPDWGIALAASANGKIKMEEFNKEFGHKLAWLPWQRPGFELGMMLKNIVAETPGCDGVVLGGHGLFTWGDTQRESYLNTITIIDQLGQFIERHGSVAGHVHFGGAAVESRADRKEVALAITPHLRGVVSRKQRWIGSFSDLPQVLEFVNSAQAEKLAHLGTSCPDHFIRTKIRPMYIKWNPAGDPTELKELIETALETYRAEYAEYYAKHALKDSPALRDASPTVVLIPGVGMFSFGKNKTESRITGEFYTNAIGVMQGAGSLGAGVNCSDIPQAGPAAAASEFKTHANYVALPASEAFRIEYWKLEEAKIRRQPPEKELSRRVALIVGGGSGIGREVALLAAERGAHVVIADRDVKGAEAVADEVKAIVGKEAVSWTSIDIRDRKAIKAALDATIRQFGGIDILINTAALFPSSPDGIITDAQWALTLEVNVTANYLLTDEASHLFTGQGIDASIVLTSSANAVVAKRGSEAYDVSKAALSHLVRELAVTYAPLVRVNGISPATVVKGSTMFPRDRVIASLKKYKLPFEETMTDDELRNVLAQFYATRTLTHQPIDPKDCAQAILFLAGPLARCTTGHLIPVDGGLTEAYLR; this comes from the coding sequence ATGGCGAATACGAAGGGTCTTCGGTTTCTTGAGGACCGCTGGGATGAGGCGGTAGCGGCGAAGCTGGATGAGCCGGAGCTTTTGCGGTATCGGTCGAACCTGCTGGGATCGGACCTGCGGATTACGAACTTTGGCGGTGGCAATACGAGCTCGAAGCTGGATCAGGTTGACCCGGTGGATGGGCTGACGAAGAAGATTTTGTGGGTGAAGGGAAGCGGCGGCGATCTGGGTAGCATCAAGCGCGCTGGCTTCGCGACTCTGTACATGGATAAGCTGCTGGCGCTCGAGAAGGTGTATCGCGGGGTTGAGCTTGAGGACGAGATGGTGGAGATGTATCCGCTCGTGACCTTTGCGAATAATCCGACGGCGGCCTCGATTGATACACCGTTGCATGGTTTTCTGCCGTTCGCGCATGTGGACCATCTGCATCCGGACTGGGGGATCGCGTTGGCGGCCTCGGCGAACGGGAAGATCAAGATGGAGGAGTTCAACAAGGAGTTCGGCCATAAGCTGGCGTGGCTGCCGTGGCAGCGGCCGGGGTTCGAGCTGGGCATGATGTTGAAGAATATCGTCGCGGAGACGCCGGGCTGCGATGGCGTGGTGCTCGGCGGGCATGGATTGTTTACGTGGGGCGATACGCAGCGCGAGAGCTATCTGAACACGATCACGATCATCGATCAGCTTGGGCAGTTTATTGAGCGGCATGGATCGGTGGCGGGGCACGTGCACTTTGGTGGAGCTGCGGTTGAGAGCCGTGCCGATCGGAAGGAGGTTGCGCTTGCGATTACGCCGCATCTCCGGGGAGTGGTTTCGCGGAAGCAGCGGTGGATTGGGAGCTTTTCGGATCTGCCGCAGGTGTTGGAGTTTGTGAACTCGGCACAGGCGGAGAAGCTGGCGCATTTGGGGACGAGCTGCCCGGATCACTTTATCCGGACGAAGATTCGCCCGATGTATATCAAGTGGAATCCTGCTGGCGATCCTACTGAATTGAAGGAGTTGATCGAGACGGCGCTTGAGACCTATCGGGCGGAGTATGCGGAGTACTACGCGAAGCATGCGTTGAAGGACTCTCCTGCGTTGCGGGATGCGAGCCCGACGGTGGTGTTGATTCCGGGCGTCGGCATGTTCAGCTTCGGCAAGAACAAGACGGAGTCGCGCATCACGGGCGAGTTCTATACCAACGCGATTGGCGTGATGCAGGGTGCGGGTTCGCTGGGTGCGGGCGTGAACTGTAGCGACATTCCGCAGGCTGGTCCTGCTGCTGCGGCGAGCGAGTTCAAGACGCATGCGAACTACGTGGCGCTGCCAGCGAGTGAGGCGTTTCGGATTGAGTACTGGAAGCTGGAAGAGGCGAAGATTCGTCGCCAGCCACCGGAGAAGGAGTTGAGCCGGAGGGTTGCGCTGATCGTCGGCGGCGGCAGCGGTATTGGCCGCGAGGTTGCGCTGCTGGCGGCGGAGCGCGGAGCGCATGTTGTTATTGCAGACCGCGATGTGAAGGGCGCGGAGGCAGTTGCCGATGAGGTGAAGGCCATTGTGGGCAAGGAAGCGGTGAGCTGGACGAGCATCGACATCCGCGACCGCAAGGCGATCAAAGCCGCACTGGATGCGACGATCCGGCAGTTTGGCGGTATCGATATTTTGATCAATACGGCGGCGCTGTTTCCGTCGTCGCCGGACGGCATCATCACGGATGCGCAGTGGGCGCTGACGCTTGAGGTGAACGTGACGGCGAACTACCTGCTGACGGATGAGGCTTCGCATCTGTTTACGGGGCAGGGCATCGATGCGAGCATCGTGCTGACGAGCTCGGCGAATGCGGTTGTGGCGAAGCGCGGCAGCGAGGCGTACGACGTGAGCAAGGCGGCGTTGAGCCACCTGGTGCGCGAGCTGGCGGTGACGTATGCGCCGCTGGTGCGCGTGAATGGTATCAGTCCGGCGACGGTGGTGAAGGGATCGACGATGTTCCCGCGTGACCGCGTGATTGCAAGCTTGAAGAAGTACAAGCTGCCGTTTGAAGAGACGATGACGGACGATGAGCTTCGCAATGTGCTGGCGCAGTTCTATGCGACGCGCACTCTGACACATCAGCCGATTGATCCGAAGGATTGCGCGCAGGCGATTCTGTTTTTGGCGGGGCCGCTGGCGCGTTGCACGACGGGACACCTGATCCCGGTAGACGGAGGGCTGACCGAGGCGTATCTGCGATGA
- a CDS encoding substrate-binding domain-containing protein gives MRKTTKRLYLIPVLSKALDILELLQAENQPMTLEAIHRLTKVSKTTVYRVLKTYVHRGYLSQSSDGMYRHVTRPKKLRFGFGGQSADMPFSVEVTESLKSAAMAVGVDLLVLDNCYDGPIAIKNAEEFVSSRVDLVIEFQVEQEVAPVIGDKLAGAKIPLIAIDIPHPHATYFGVDNYRVGIEAGEVLASHAVRVWNRKVDWVLGLDLPEAGQLVQSRITGAFEGVRSAISDIPEECFVRLDGRGIRERSRKLISDFLQRHPKDKYILIAAATDTSALGALDAVKEQKREKSVAIVGQDALAEAVEEIRKERSPFIGSVSHEVSSYGPSLINLGLSLLRGQTVPPYNYVDHKLVTRETLGT, from the coding sequence TTGCGTAAGACGACGAAGCGACTTTACCTCATCCCCGTGCTGTCGAAGGCGCTGGATATTCTCGAGCTGCTACAGGCAGAGAACCAGCCGATGACGCTGGAGGCGATTCATCGCCTCACGAAGGTTTCAAAGACGACGGTGTACCGGGTGTTGAAGACGTATGTGCATCGCGGCTATCTGTCGCAGTCTTCGGATGGGATGTATCGGCATGTGACGCGGCCGAAGAAGCTGCGGTTCGGCTTTGGCGGACAGAGCGCGGATATGCCGTTCTCGGTGGAGGTGACGGAGAGCCTGAAGAGCGCGGCGATGGCTGTGGGCGTGGATCTACTGGTGCTCGACAACTGCTATGACGGGCCGATTGCGATCAAGAATGCGGAGGAGTTCGTGAGCAGCCGCGTGGACCTGGTGATCGAGTTCCAGGTGGAGCAGGAGGTGGCTCCGGTGATCGGAGATAAGCTTGCTGGGGCGAAGATTCCGTTGATCGCGATCGACATTCCTCATCCTCATGCGACGTATTTTGGCGTGGATAACTACCGTGTGGGGATTGAGGCGGGAGAGGTGCTGGCATCACATGCGGTGCGTGTGTGGAACCGCAAGGTGGATTGGGTGCTGGGGCTGGATCTGCCAGAGGCTGGGCAGTTGGTGCAGAGCCGGATTACGGGTGCGTTCGAGGGTGTGCGAAGTGCCATTTCGGATATTCCGGAGGAGTGCTTTGTGCGGCTGGATGGTCGCGGGATTCGGGAGCGCAGCCGGAAGCTGATCTCGGACTTTTTGCAACGGCATCCGAAGGATAAATATATCTTGATCGCGGCGGCGACCGATACGAGTGCGCTGGGGGCGCTTGATGCGGTAAAGGAGCAGAAGCGGGAGAAGAGTGTGGCCATCGTGGGACAAGATGCGCTGGCGGAGGCGGTGGAGGAGATTCGGAAGGAGCGGTCGCCCTTTATCGGTTCGGTCTCGCATGAGGTGAGTTCGTATGGGCCGAGTCTGATCAACCTTGGATTGTCGCTGCTGCGTGGGCAGACGGTGCCTCCGTACAACTACGTCGATCACAAGCTGGTGACGCGAGAGACTCTGGGAACGTAA
- a CDS encoding TIM barrel protein, whose protein sequence is MTANGVGELARVTERVWKALDEFRIEVPSWGFSNTGTRFGKFVQASAATNIEEKFADAAQVNVLTGASPTVALHVLWDLPGGLKDVPAIQALEAKYGVKSGSINPNLFQDQEYKYGSIANPSAEIRGKALKHLLDSVEIGRELGSKDVSMWIADGSNYPGTQSMRRRIDWMSEVLGATHAALGPDQRMLVEYKPFEPAFYHTDIADWGMALELARRAGPKAKVLVDTGHHYQGTNIEQIVAWLLHLGELGGFHFNDRKYADDDLTLGSIDPYQVFRIFHEIVSASEDERAHVAFMIDQSHNLKGKMEAMVQTVVSAQELYAKAALIDQSRLAELQQSCRLVEAEECFRSAFWQDVRPIVREWRQARGLAVDPLAALRESGYVEWAAKERGSRNAGSVSSYA, encoded by the coding sequence ATGACGGCGAATGGTGTGGGCGAGTTGGCGCGTGTGACGGAGCGGGTGTGGAAGGCGCTGGATGAGTTTCGGATCGAGGTGCCGTCGTGGGGGTTTTCGAACACGGGAACGCGCTTCGGGAAGTTCGTGCAGGCGAGCGCGGCGACCAACATCGAGGAGAAGTTTGCCGATGCAGCCCAGGTAAATGTGCTGACCGGTGCGAGTCCGACGGTGGCGCTGCATGTGCTCTGGGATCTGCCGGGCGGGTTGAAGGATGTTCCGGCGATTCAGGCGCTAGAGGCGAAGTATGGGGTGAAGAGCGGATCGATCAATCCGAATCTTTTTCAGGATCAGGAGTACAAGTACGGTTCGATTGCGAACCCGAGCGCGGAGATTCGCGGCAAGGCGCTGAAGCACTTGCTGGATTCGGTGGAGATTGGACGGGAGCTTGGTTCGAAGGATGTTTCGATGTGGATCGCGGATGGATCGAACTATCCAGGGACGCAGAGCATGCGCCGTCGTATTGACTGGATGAGTGAGGTGTTGGGAGCAACGCACGCGGCGCTTGGCCCGGATCAGCGGATGCTGGTGGAGTACAAGCCCTTTGAGCCGGCTTTTTATCATACGGATATTGCTGACTGGGGGATGGCGCTGGAGCTGGCGCGTCGAGCGGGGCCGAAGGCGAAGGTGCTGGTCGACACGGGGCATCATTACCAGGGAACGAATATCGAGCAGATTGTGGCGTGGCTGCTGCATCTTGGAGAACTGGGCGGATTCCACTTCAATGATCGCAAGTATGCTGACGACGACCTGACGCTGGGGTCGATTGATCCGTATCAGGTGTTCCGTATCTTCCACGAGATTGTGAGTGCGAGCGAGGATGAGCGCGCCCATGTGGCGTTCATGATTGATCAGAGCCACAACTTGAAGGGCAAGATGGAGGCGATGGTCCAGACCGTTGTTTCGGCGCAGGAGCTGTATGCGAAGGCGGCGCTGATTGACCAGTCGCGGCTTGCGGAGTTGCAGCAGAGCTGTCGTCTGGTTGAGGCGGAGGAGTGTTTCCGCAGCGCGTTCTGGCAGGATGTGCGGCCGATTGTGCGCGAATGGCGACAGGCGCGTGGGCTGGCTGTTGATCCTCTCGCGGCGCTGCGTGAGAGCGGGTATGTCGAGTGGGCGGCGAAGGAACGCGGGAGCAGGAATGCGGGGAGTGTTTCGAGCTACGCGTGA
- a CDS encoding LutC/YkgG family protein, giving the protein MASSADARAAVLGRIRKAIGGASSADVARAEWEAIPREFKRAASHERGEVLELLVERLIDYDAHVVVVRPEGVTDAVKSLLEARGVRQLLVPVGMPDGVLPEGFAFVVDAGFGASELDAFDGVVTMATVAIAETGTVVLQNAAGQGRRAATLVPDYHLCVVQATNVVETVPEAMVRLQATASLATTFVSGPSATADIEMTRIKGVHGPRFLDVVVIEDAGSK; this is encoded by the coding sequence ATGGCAAGTAGTGCTGATGCAAGAGCGGCGGTGTTGGGCCGGATCAGGAAGGCGATTGGTGGGGCTTCGTCGGCGGATGTGGCGCGTGCGGAGTGGGAGGCGATTCCGCGTGAGTTCAAGCGTGCGGCTTCGCATGAGCGTGGCGAGGTGCTGGAGTTGTTGGTGGAGAGGCTGATCGATTATGACGCGCATGTTGTAGTGGTCAGACCGGAGGGTGTTACGGACGCGGTGAAGAGTTTGCTGGAGGCGCGTGGTGTTCGGCAGTTGCTGGTGCCTGTGGGGATGCCGGATGGTGTGTTGCCGGAGGGATTTGCGTTCGTCGTGGATGCGGGGTTTGGTGCTTCGGAGCTGGATGCGTTCGATGGCGTGGTGACGATGGCGACGGTTGCGATTGCCGAGACGGGGACGGTGGTGTTGCAGAATGCAGCGGGGCAGGGGCGGCGTGCGGCGACGCTGGTTCCTGACTATCACCTGTGTGTCGTGCAGGCGACGAATGTGGTGGAGACGGTGCCCGAGGCGATGGTGCGGTTGCAGGCGACGGCTTCGCTGGCGACGACGTTTGTGTCAGGGCCTTCGGCGACGGCGGATATTGAGATGACGCGGATCAAAGGAGTGCATGGGCCGCGCTTTTTGGATGTGGTGGTGATCGAGGATGCGGGCTCGAAGTAA
- a CDS encoding LutB/LldF family L-lactate oxidation iron-sulfur protein, with amino-acid sequence MSGTALDPRTAPVFPMAARSAMGDTQLRKNVRHATDVIQGKRARVVGEMPDWQELREAGKRIRQHTMAHLDVYLEEFERNCTKAGGVVHWARDAAEARRIIVDLVKATGSDEVIKIKSMTTEEIQLNPALEAAGIHPFETDLAELIIQLGEDQPSHIVVPALHKNRQQIREIFRTKMNLPELGERPQDLADAARMFLREKFLRVKTGVSGANFLIAETGGVCVVESEGNGRMCLTLPETLITVAGIDKVVPRFQDLEVLLQVLPRSATGERMNPYNSIWTGVDAADGPKAFHIVLMDNARTEILADAEGRQTLNCIRCGACQNACPVYRQTGGHAYGSVYAGPIGAILTPQLMEMEHAQSLPYASSLCGACYEVCPVKINIPEVLIHLRNKVVEQNGMRNVEALAMRAMGMIFQSERRFRAAQRMGRIAESPLVRKDGQGQGWIGWLPGLLGGWTQVRDLQSMPKETFRDWWEKRGTDGK; translated from the coding sequence ATGAGTGGAACGGCTTTGGACCCCAGGACGGCTCCAGTGTTTCCGATGGCGGCGCGATCGGCGATGGGGGATACGCAGCTGCGGAAGAACGTGCGTCATGCGACGGATGTGATCCAGGGCAAGCGGGCTCGTGTGGTGGGCGAGATGCCGGATTGGCAGGAGCTGCGCGAGGCGGGCAAGCGGATTCGGCAGCATACGATGGCACATCTCGATGTGTATCTGGAGGAGTTTGAACGCAACTGCACGAAGGCTGGTGGGGTGGTGCACTGGGCGCGGGATGCGGCTGAGGCGCGGCGGATTATCGTCGATTTGGTGAAGGCGACTGGGAGCGATGAGGTCATCAAGATCAAGTCGATGACGACAGAGGAGATTCAGTTGAATCCGGCGCTGGAGGCGGCGGGGATTCATCCGTTCGAGACGGATCTGGCAGAGCTGATTATTCAGCTTGGTGAGGATCAGCCCTCGCATATTGTGGTGCCGGCGCTGCATAAGAATCGGCAGCAGATTCGCGAGATCTTTCGGACGAAGATGAATCTGCCGGAGTTGGGCGAGAGGCCGCAGGATCTAGCGGATGCAGCTCGCATGTTTTTGCGCGAGAAGTTTTTGCGGGTGAAGACGGGGGTGAGTGGAGCGAATTTTCTGATCGCGGAGACGGGTGGGGTGTGCGTCGTGGAGAGCGAGGGGAATGGGAGGATGTGCCTGACGCTGCCGGAGACGTTGATTACGGTGGCGGGGATCGACAAGGTAGTGCCGCGGTTTCAGGATCTTGAGGTGCTGTTGCAGGTGTTGCCACGGAGTGCGACGGGCGAGCGGATGAATCCGTATAACTCGATCTGGACGGGCGTGGATGCGGCGGATGGTCCGAAGGCTTTTCACATCGTGCTGATGGACAATGCGCGGACGGAGATATTGGCGGATGCGGAGGGGCGGCAGACGCTGAACTGCATTCGGTGCGGGGCTTGCCAGAATGCCTGCCCGGTGTATCGGCAGACGGGTGGGCATGCGTATGGCAGCGTGTATGCGGGGCCGATTGGGGCGATCCTGACGCCGCAGTTGATGGAGATGGAGCATGCGCAGTCGCTGCCTTATGCGTCGAGTTTGTGCGGGGCGTGCTATGAGGTGTGTCCGGTGAAGATCAATATTCCGGAGGTGTTGATTCACCTGCGGAACAAAGTGGTCGAGCAGAACGGTATGAGGAATGTCGAAGCGCTGGCGATGCGGGCGATGGGGATGATCTTTCAGAGCGAGCGGCGGTTTCGTGCTGCGCAGCGGATGGGACGGATTGCGGAGAGTCCGCTGGTGAGAAAAGATGGGCAGGGGCAGGGATGGATCGGATGGCTACCGGGGCTGCTGGGTGGATGGACGCAGGTGCGCGATCTACAGTCGATGCCGAAGGAGACCTTCCGTGACTGGTGGGAGAAGCGAGGGACGGATGGCAAGTAG